A single window of Cottoperca gobio chromosome 9, fCotGob3.1, whole genome shotgun sequence DNA harbors:
- the polr3d gene encoding LOW QUALITY PROTEIN: DNA-directed RNA polymerase III subunit RPC4 (The sequence of the model RefSeq protein was modified relative to this genomic sequence to represent the inferred CDS: deleted 2 bases in 2 codons) yields the protein MADSGSGDPSGQRVPTTPGGSGTGLLMGRRPPAAISTGRLPSMRSRDLTLGGVKKKTFTPNIIGRKAKEETKAEGGQRRNRVDAGRGRGPRDRGRGRGRPEIIQSHSIFEQGPAEMMMKKKSGYENEKEAPSMGPSPIINIKKEKRETEEETKEILAKLERDTFIDDPFLRSERGAAPVQLPLAVSGWGFTEEFSKAAVKIEKVEDDGEPMEPAVEVKQEPEESEIKKTESAFKPPPLPEPEFLPDLLHRWSLSKGEELFFIQMPDTLPGQPPTLEHRPVKTEVQSEDGQTVLLKTECQEEEAEEGNCNLKDLREGLVGKMLVRKSGRVQLMMGQVMLDVSLGASCSFLQELVSIRSEGRTGDLTVLGNVKHKMVCSPDFESLLESSA from the exons ATGGCCGATTCAGGCTCAGGTGACCCCAGTGGTCAACGTGTGCCAACAACTCCTGGAGGGAGCGGGACGGGACTTCTGATGGGCCGCCGACCACCCGCTGCCATCTCTACTGGCCGTCTCCCCTCAATGCGATCAAGAGACCTTACCCTGGGAGGAGTGAAGAAG aaAACGTTTACACCCAACATTATTGGCCGAAAAGCCAAAGAAGA AACAAAAGCTGAAGGCGGGCAGAGGAGAAACAGGGTGGATGCAGGTCGCGGTCGGGGTCCGAGAGATAGAGGCAGGGGCCGAGGTCGCCCGGAGATCATCCAGTCCCACTCTATTTTTGAGCAGGGCCCTGcagagatgatgatgaaaaagaaaa GTGGCtatgaaaatgagaaagaagcTCCGAGCATGGGACCTTCACCCATCATCAATAtcaaaaaggagaagagagagacggaggaagaGACCAAAGAGATTCTTGCCAAGCTGGAGAGAGATACT TTTATAGACGACCCCTTCTTGAGAAGTGAG AGAGGAGCTGCCCCTGTCCAGCTTCCCCTTGCTGTATCGGGATGGGGATTCACGGAGGAATTTAGTAAGGCTGCTGTTAAAATTGAGAAGGTGGAGGACGATGGTGAACCAATGGAACCTGCGGTTGAAG TGAAACAGGAGCCAGAGGAATCTGAAATAAAGAAGACAGAGTCAGCTTTCAagccccctcctctccctgagCCTGAATTTCTTCCTGACCTGCTGCATAGATGGAGTCTGAGCAAAGGAGAGGAGCTGTTCTTCATCCAGATGCCTGACACGCTACCCGGCCAGCCTCCAACCCTGGAGCACAGGCCGGTGAAAACAGAGGTGCAGTCAGAGGACGGACAGACCGTGCTTCTGAAAACAGAGTGTCAG gaggaggaagccGAAGAAGGCAACTGCAATCTGAAAGACCTGCGGGAGGGTCTTGTAGGAAAGATGCTGGTGCGGAAGTCTGGT CGGGTCCAGCTCATGATGGGACAAGTGATGCTTGATGTGTCTCTAGGAGCATCGTGCTCTTTCCTTCAG GAGCTGGTTTCTATTCGCTCGGAGGGAAGAACAGGGGACTTGACTGTATTAGGGAACGTCAAACACAAAATGGTTTGTTCCCCAGACTTTGAGTCTCTACTCGAAAGCAGTGCTTGA